A part of Desulfobacter sp. genomic DNA contains:
- a CDS encoding PAS domain-containing protein, producing MDWNIIYGCLNLLSSMASIGLGAHLFRDRRNKRAQFLIFLMAGTAVWAGAYGMELICPGLESKLMWVRVEYLGAGAVGLLLLRFALVAVEKPGRMAWGLSPWLWAVPLTVMAAAWSNTIHGLVWQDAWLVTKPEIQFLQYHRGPVFWFHTCFSYLCILGVLILLIRDVVTSRGLQRKQAVVLICGISIPWAANGVYLFELLPGMAHVDLSPTAFMASCALFSLGLFRYHLLHLLPLAHEAVMDGLGDPVIVLDMDDRVMELNRACISAFDLGPLPSDPVSAQLLFPGLYRKICDFRGKQPREFQCRLEIAGGRPREWHIRVSPLWENWEHQSGWLLLLRDITSRVAAEKALREARNYVDSIINSMPSVIIGVDREGRVVHWNLGAEKMTGIEEAKASGMKLDLLLPRLSPYCEDIERVVETGMPRHREKQSLSLNGVSITADIMIFPILSGSTPGAVIRVDDISDQARVSEMLAQSEKIMSIAGLAAGMAHEINNPLAGMIQNVQVIRNRLSKPLPANLETARRYNLDLDRVAAYMEDRKIFRMMDQALEVGARAGKIVENMLTFSRKNDGLVSSHSLPEMMDDTISLLEKDFTLRSQYDFRSVKVEVADRDALPLVPCEKSRLQQVFFNILKNGCQAMAQAGTSDPTFFIRYFLDRDMAGVEIRDNGPGMDETVRRRIFEPFFTTKSVGRGTGLGLSVSYFIIKETLDGELDVRSAPDEGATFTIRLPLGRSAG from the coding sequence TTGGACTGGAATATAATTTACGGTTGCCTTAACCTTTTGTCTTCCATGGCAAGCATCGGCCTTGGGGCGCACCTCTTCCGTGACCGCCGGAACAAACGGGCGCAGTTTCTCATTTTTCTTATGGCAGGAACGGCCGTATGGGCAGGGGCCTACGGCATGGAATTGATCTGCCCGGGCCTTGAATCCAAGCTCATGTGGGTACGGGTGGAGTACCTGGGTGCGGGGGCCGTGGGGCTGCTCCTGCTCCGGTTTGCCCTGGTTGCCGTGGAGAAACCGGGCCGGATGGCCTGGGGACTTTCCCCCTGGCTGTGGGCCGTGCCCCTGACGGTGATGGCGGCCGCCTGGTCCAATACTATCCACGGCTTGGTGTGGCAGGATGCCTGGCTGGTGACCAAGCCGGAGATCCAGTTCCTTCAGTATCACAGGGGGCCTGTATTCTGGTTTCATACCTGCTTTTCATACCTTTGCATTCTGGGGGTGTTGATTCTGTTGATCCGGGATGTTGTGACCTCCCGGGGGCTCCAGCGGAAACAGGCCGTGGTGCTTATCTGCGGTATTTCCATTCCCTGGGCCGCAAACGGGGTCTACCTGTTTGAACTGCTGCCCGGGATGGCCCATGTGGATTTGAGCCCGACGGCCTTTATGGCCTCCTGTGCCTTGTTTTCCCTGGGGCTTTTCCGCTACCACCTGCTCCATCTGCTGCCCCTGGCCCATGAGGCGGTCATGGACGGCCTGGGGGATCCGGTCATTGTGCTGGACATGGATGACCGGGTGATGGAACTCAACCGGGCCTGTATATCCGCATTTGATCTTGGCCCATTGCCGTCGGACCCGGTGTCTGCTCAGCTCCTTTTTCCGGGGCTGTATAGAAAGATCTGTGATTTCCGGGGGAAACAGCCCAGGGAGTTCCAGTGCCGGTTGGAAATAGCCGGAGGGCGGCCCAGGGAATGGCATATACGGGTGTCTCCCCTCTGGGAGAACTGGGAGCACCAGAGTGGATGGCTCCTCCTTTTAAGGGATATCACTAGCCGGGTGGCGGCGGAAAAGGCCCTGAGGGAAGCCAGAAATTATGTGGACAGCATCATCAATTCCATGCCTTCGGTGATCATCGGGGTGGACCGGGAAGGCCGGGTGGTTCACTGGAACCTCGGTGCCGAGAAAATGACCGGTATTGAGGAAGCAAAGGCTTCGGGGATGAAACTGGACCTGCTGTTGCCCCGGCTTTCCCCCTATTGTGAAGATATTGAGAGGGTTGTTGAAACAGGGATGCCCAGGCATAGGGAAAAACAATCGCTCTCCTTGAACGGTGTTTCCATTACCGCGGATATTATGATTTTCCCCATATTATCAGGGAGCACGCCGGGGGCAGTGATCCGGGTGGACGATATCAGCGATCAGGCCAGGGTCAGCGAAATGCTGGCCCAGTCTGAAAAAATCATGTCCATCGCCGGTCTTGCTGCGGGCATGGCCCACGAAATCAACAATCCCCTTGCCGGGATGATCCAGAATGTCCAGGTGATCCGGAACCGGCTATCAAAGCCCTTGCCGGCCAATCTGGAAACGGCCCGCCGGTATAATCTGGACCTGGACCGGGTTGCCGCTTACATGGAAGACCGCAAGATTTTCCGCATGATGGACCAGGCCCTTGAGGTGGGGGCCCGGGCCGGCAAGATTGTGGAGAACATGCTGACCTTCAGCCGGAAAAACGACGGGCTGGTGTCCAGCCACAGCCTCCCGGAAATGATGGATGATACCATTTCCCTTCTGGAAAAGGATTTCACCCTCCGCAGCCAGTATGATTTCAGATCGGTGAAGGTTGAAGTGGCAGACCGGGACGCCCTGCCACTGGTGCCCTGTGAAAAAAGCCGTCTGCAGCAGGTTTTCTTCAATATTCTGAAAAACGGCTGCCAGGCCATGGCCCAGGCCGGTACGTCCGACCCCACTTTTTTTATCCGGTATTTCCTTGACCGGGATATGGCCGGGGTGGAAATCCGGGACAACGGGCCCGGTATGGACGAGACGGTCCGGCGGCGGATATTCGAACCGTTTTTTACCACCAAATCCGTGGGGCGCGGCACCGGGCTGGGCCTGTCGGTATCTTATTTCATCATTAAGGAAACCCTGGATGGAGAGCTGGATGTCAGATCCGCCCCGGACGAAGGGGCCACCTTTACCATCAGGCTTCCCCTTGGGCGATCAGCCGGTTAA
- a CDS encoding DeoR/GlpR transcriptional regulator, translated as MTQRQNGIVQLVRENGFATVEEMARQFKVTPQTIRRDINTLNKEGRITRHHGGAAASGSTENLAYTRRKKLLQAEKKDIARAAAALVPDNSSLFINIGTTTEQVARALAHRRRLKVITNNLNIAAIMGSNEDFQVLVSGGIVRARDNGITGDSAIRFIRRFKADIGIIGISGIDGDGTLLDYDFMEVDVARAIMDNAGKVILVADHSKFNRSAMVKLGNIAEIHTLVTDREPPPTVTAVMKKSGVNLVLTG; from the coding sequence ATGACCCAACGCCAGAACGGAATCGTGCAACTTGTCCGGGAAAACGGATTTGCCACCGTAGAGGAGATGGCCCGGCAGTTCAAGGTCACCCCCCAGACCATCCGGAGGGATATCAATACCTTGAACAAGGAGGGCCGGATCACCCGCCACCACGGCGGAGCCGCCGCCAGCGGTTCCACGGAGAACCTGGCCTATACCCGTCGGAAAAAGCTGCTCCAGGCCGAAAAAAAGGATATTGCCCGTGCTGCCGCAGCGCTTGTGCCGGACAACTCTTCCCTGTTTATCAATATCGGCACCACCACCGAGCAGGTGGCCAGGGCCCTGGCCCACCGCAGAAGACTCAAGGTCATCACCAACAACCTGAACATCGCCGCCATCATGGGCAGCAACGAAGATTTCCAGGTCCTGGTCTCCGGCGGCATTGTCAGGGCCCGGGACAACGGGATTACCGGAGATTCGGCTATCCGCTTCATCCGCCGGTTCAAGGCGGACATCGGCATCATCGGCATCAGCGGCATCGACGGGGACGGCACCCTCCTGGATTACGATTTCATGGAAGTGGATGTGGCCCGGGCCATCATGGACAATGCCGGCAAGGTCATCCTGGTGGCCGACCATTCCAAATTCAACCGGAGCGCCATGGTCAAACTGGGCAATATCGCTGAAATACACACCCTGGTCACGGATCGGGAACCGCCCCCAACCGTCACCGCAGTGATGAAAAAATCAGGGGTCAACCTGGTATTAACCGGCTGA
- the glpA gene encoding anaerobic glycerol-3-phosphate dehydrogenase subunit A, with protein MTQTIETQVLIIGGGATGTGLARDLCLRGLDVVLAEKGDLNAGASGANHGLLHSGARYVHSDLEAAMECRAEGQILKEICPQCIEETSGLFVAVPGDDEAYIADFPHMCSRAGIPCRELAVAEALEKAPCIAPDAIAVYEVPDAAIDPFKLAIENMTQARGLGARYLSHTRVAGFEMDKGRMVRARVRDTRTGDEFAIAAQIMVSASGAWAGEVAAMAGLHIPMVFSKGTLLVTGQRLAKPVINRLRKASDGDILVPGGVVSIIGTTSVRVDCPDRIFPTVEEVDLVINQGRQMVPDLGVRRYIRAYCGVRPLVSSQGGDDRKVTRGFSLIDHEKEGVSNFITITSGKLTTYRLMAERTADMVCGKLGISEPCKTGVLALPMAETGDWTAPGASLRQGYRLPDRDDLMICECEMVPASAMDAIVEDVKRHHGQPDLVAIGLRSRLGKGPCQGATCSTRALARLYDNGEVRGREGIRALSRFLDERWKGEHALLWGDSLAQSSLKEMIHCGLFCLEMQGDEDG; from the coding sequence ATGACACAGACCATAGAGACCCAGGTTCTCATCATCGGCGGCGGGGCCACAGGCACAGGCCTTGCCCGGGATCTTTGTCTGCGCGGCCTGGATGTGGTGCTGGCTGAAAAGGGAGATCTCAATGCCGGCGCGTCCGGGGCCAATCACGGCCTGCTCCATTCCGGAGCCCGGTATGTCCATTCCGACCTTGAAGCGGCCATGGAGTGCCGGGCCGAAGGTCAGATCCTCAAAGAAATATGTCCCCAGTGCATCGAAGAAACCTCAGGGCTTTTCGTGGCCGTGCCCGGCGATGATGAGGCCTATATCGCCGATTTTCCCCATATGTGCAGCAGGGCCGGTATTCCCTGCCGGGAACTTGCAGTGGCCGAGGCCCTTGAAAAAGCCCCCTGCATCGCGCCCGATGCCATTGCCGTATACGAGGTGCCCGATGCGGCCATTGATCCGTTTAAACTGGCCATTGAAAACATGACCCAGGCACGGGGCCTGGGGGCCAGGTACCTTTCGCATACCCGGGTGGCGGGATTTGAAATGGATAAGGGCCGGATGGTCCGTGCCCGTGTCCGGGATACCCGGACCGGGGATGAATTTGCCATTGCAGCACAAATAATGGTCAGTGCCTCCGGGGCCTGGGCCGGTGAAGTGGCGGCCATGGCCGGACTCCACATTCCCATGGTCTTTTCCAAGGGAACCCTGCTGGTCACTGGCCAGCGGCTGGCAAAGCCCGTGATCAACCGCCTGCGCAAGGCCAGCGACGGGGATATCCTGGTGCCCGGCGGGGTGGTTTCCATCATCGGCACCACCTCGGTCCGGGTGGACTGCCCGGATCGTATTTTCCCCACGGTGGAAGAGGTGGACCTGGTGATCAACCAGGGCCGCCAGATGGTACCCGACCTGGGTGTCCGCCGGTATATCCGTGCCTATTGCGGGGTACGCCCCCTGGTCAGTTCCCAGGGCGGGGACGACCGGAAGGTGACCCGGGGCTTTTCCCTTATCGACCATGAAAAGGAGGGCGTCAGCAATTTTATTACCATTACCAGCGGAAAACTGACCACCTACCGGCTGATGGCCGAGAGAACTGCGGACATGGTCTGCGGCAAACTCGGCATTTCAGAACCTTGTAAGACCGGGGTGCTTGCCCTGCCCATGGCTGAAACCGGCGACTGGACAGCGCCCGGCGCCTCCCTTCGCCAGGGGTACCGCCTACCGGACCGGGACGATCTGATGATCTGCGAGTGCGAAATGGTGCCGGCCTCGGCCATGGACGCCATTGTTGAGGATGTCAAGCGCCACCATGGGCAACCGGATCTGGTCGCCATCGGGCTGCGCAGCCGCCTGGGCAAAGGTCCCTGCCAGGGGGCCACCTGCAGCACCCGGGCCCTGGCCCGTCTTTACGACAACGGAGAGGTGCGGGGGCGGGAAGGGATTCGGGCCCTGAGCCGGTTTCTGGATGAGCGGTGGAAAGGGGAGCACGCGTTGCTGTGGGGCGATTCCCTGGCCCAGTCCTCCCTCAAGGAAATGATCCACTGCGGCCTGTTCTGCCTGGAGATGCAGGGGGATGAAGATGGATAA
- the glpB gene encoding glycerol-3-phosphate dehydrogenase subunit GlpB, producing the protein MKMDKTIRCDLLIIGAGAAGMIAGIRGASRGLDTVVAGNPSALAFSSGILDYLGVYPAGNKKILADPEKGLEGLLQDFPNHAYGLAGREKTREYFEFLKAQLDLAGLPYTRMAGGKNMTVPTAMGTLRPGFLVPETMAAGAGAMGRGAKEMVLLVAGIRGLAGFSAVQVAEGLAPLFLRTIPFEAALPGIGTGVPPQILAEKMAESGGVESFAAALLPHAPKADIIGLPAVCGIEGSGDIAASLARRLNKPVFEIPGPPPSVPGLRLKRAFEKRLADSGGRLLSNVRIKDPVFDGRRFTLKGEADPEPLRIRTAGVLLATGRFFGGGLHARRERIVEPVFHLDVAQPTGRRLWHDNRFLTPGGHAVNRSGIETDEFFRPLDERGRPVYAHLYAAGSILAHNDWARLKSGTGTALVSACKAVDAFAKAGEGIHGI; encoded by the coding sequence ATGAAGATGGATAAAACCATCCGCTGCGATCTTTTGATTATCGGTGCCGGTGCGGCCGGGATGATCGCGGGCATCCGGGGCGCATCAAGGGGCCTGGATACCGTAGTCGCAGGCAATCCCTCTGCTCTGGCCTTTTCCAGTGGGATTCTGGACTACCTCGGGGTTTACCCGGCGGGGAATAAAAAAATACTGGCTGATCCCGAAAAGGGACTGGAAGGGCTGCTGCAGGATTTCCCCAACCATGCCTATGGCCTGGCCGGAAGGGAAAAGACCCGTGAATATTTTGAATTTTTGAAAGCGCAGCTTGATCTGGCCGGTCTGCCCTATACCCGGATGGCCGGGGGAAAAAATATGACCGTGCCCACGGCCATGGGGACGCTGCGGCCCGGGTTCCTTGTGCCTGAAACCATGGCGGCGGGGGCCGGCGCCATGGGGCGGGGGGCAAAGGAGATGGTGCTGCTTGTTGCCGGGATACGGGGCCTGGCCGGATTCAGCGCCGTTCAGGTGGCCGAGGGGCTGGCACCTTTGTTTTTACGGACCATTCCCTTTGAGGCGGCATTGCCCGGCATCGGGACCGGGGTTCCCCCCCAGATTCTGGCGGAAAAAATGGCTGAATCCGGGGGCGTGGAGTCATTTGCGGCCGCCCTGCTTCCCCATGCCCCCAAGGCGGATATCATCGGCCTGCCCGCGGTCTGCGGCATTGAAGGCAGCGGCGATATCGCGGCGTCACTTGCCCGGCGGCTGAATAAGCCTGTATTTGAAATACCGGGGCCGCCCCCCTCGGTACCCGGGCTGAGACTGAAACGGGCCTTTGAAAAACGGCTGGCAGACTCCGGCGGCAGGCTTTTATCCAATGTCCGGATAAAAGACCCCGTATTCGACGGCAGACGCTTCACCCTGAAGGGAGAGGCCGATCCGGAACCCTTACGGATCAGGACAGCGGGGGTGCTTCTGGCAACGGGGCGGTTTTTCGGCGGCGGGCTCCATGCCCGGCGGGAACGGATTGTGGAGCCGGTGTTCCATCTGGATGTGGCCCAGCCCACAGGCCGGCGGCTCTGGCATGACAACCGTTTTTTAACCCCGGGTGGCCATGCAGTGAACCGGTCGGGCATTGAAACCGATGAATTTTTCCGCCCCCTGGACGAACGGGGCCGGCCGGTCTATGCCCATCTCTATGCGGCCGGAAGCATCCTGGCCCACAACGACTGGGCCAGGCTCAAGTCCGGAACGGGCACCGCCCTGGTATCCGCCTGCAAGGCCGTGGATGCCTTTGCCAAGGCCGGGGAGGGCATCCATGGCATTTAA
- a CDS encoding 4Fe-4S dicluster domain-containing protein yields the protein MAFKIILITVCCLSFMGLIFRFITMARLGGVFERDKSPLARRLFNINYAGALFNTLFQVRLFRAGKLRWLAHALVFSGFVYLVFVHALDDWTGVVFDWYQPGIDPFRMLRNLAGVMVAAGCISFLARRMSRSRINRERLRRGLRFRVRGTLSVMVILGLISSGFFTEALNIMSEVRFNEMVEEYSGLVGEPELVHLKGYWARYYDVAFAGGISVQGVDLEAGGTLNEEYCLECHTRPAAAFVSAPLARMGGRVNRFLARFRLDRVMYWIHLGLALTLLLFLPFSRMFHIVAVPLASMGRRVGPENLGTDMGALDLAALTACTHCGFCSKVCSVYPDYQISENPQVLPHVKIETLKRLAGKGVYDINTLTQLRSGNDDCTLCGRCADICPSSIDLVRLWTAAGRLMDRLGCPDNYISAMETPFGAWMGTGDSGRPAVRPASESGAVAGDGVLSGLIFQADAFEHCVQCTLCTNACPVVAQDMADNDMGPHQIMNLLRLGEIRMASGTRMVWHCLTCYACQEICPQSIRVTDIILELRCRGQARAFELTRARLKGGL from the coding sequence ATGGCATTTAAGATTATCCTGATCACGGTCTGTTGTTTGAGTTTCATGGGGCTGATCTTCCGGTTCATTACCATGGCCCGCCTGGGCGGGGTGTTTGAGCGGGACAAGTCTCCCCTTGCCCGCCGGCTTTTTAACATCAATTATGCGGGGGCGCTTTTCAATACCCTGTTCCAGGTTCGCCTTTTCCGGGCCGGGAAACTGCGGTGGCTGGCCCATGCCCTGGTTTTTTCCGGATTCGTCTATTTAGTTTTTGTCCATGCCCTGGACGATTGGACCGGCGTGGTTTTTGACTGGTACCAGCCGGGTATCGATCCGTTCAGGATGCTTCGGAACCTGGCAGGTGTGATGGTGGCGGCGGGTTGCATCTCCTTTTTGGCCCGGCGGATGAGCCGGTCCAGAATCAACCGGGAGCGGCTGCGCCGGGGGCTGAGGTTCAGGGTCAGGGGTACCCTCTCGGTCATGGTGATTTTGGGATTGATCTCCAGCGGTTTTTTCACCGAAGCCCTGAATATCATGTCCGAGGTCCGGTTCAATGAGATGGTGGAGGAATATTCGGGTTTGGTTGGGGAGCCGGAACTGGTTCATTTAAAGGGCTATTGGGCGCGGTATTATGACGTGGCCTTTGCCGGCGGCATATCTGTTCAGGGGGTGGATCTGGAAGCGGGCGGGACATTGAATGAAGAATACTGCCTGGAGTGCCACACCCGTCCGGCTGCTGCCTTTGTCTCCGCCCCCCTGGCACGAATGGGAGGGCGGGTGAATCGATTTTTGGCCCGGTTCCGCCTGGACCGGGTGATGTACTGGATTCACCTGGGGCTGGCCCTGACCCTGTTGCTATTTCTTCCCTTTTCCAGGATGTTTCACATAGTGGCCGTCCCCCTGGCCTCCATGGGCAGGCGGGTGGGACCGGAAAACCTGGGCACGGACATGGGCGCCCTGGACCTGGCTGCCCTGACCGCCTGTACCCATTGCGGGTTCTGTTCCAAGGTCTGTTCCGTATATCCCGATTACCAGATTTCAGAGAATCCCCAGGTGCTGCCCCATGTGAAGATTGAGACCCTCAAACGCCTGGCGGGAAAAGGCGTGTATGACATTAATACCCTTACCCAACTTCGATCCGGCAATGACGACTGCACCCTTTGCGGGCGCTGCGCCGATATCTGCCCCTCGTCCATTGACCTTGTCCGGCTGTGGACGGCGGCTGGCCGCCTGATGGACCGGCTGGGCTGCCCCGATAATTATATCTCTGCCATGGAGACCCCCTTCGGGGCCTGGATGGGAACCGGGGACAGCGGCCGGCCGGCTGTGCGTCCCGCTTCGGAATCGGGGGCGGTTGCGGGGGACGGGGTGCTGTCCGGCCTTATTTTTCAGGCCGATGCATTTGAGCACTGCGTCCAGTGCACCCTGTGCACCAACGCTTGCCCTGTGGTGGCCCAGGATATGGCAGACAACGATATGGGGCCACACCAGATCATGAATCTGCTGCGTCTGGGAGAGATCCGCATGGCATCGGGAACCCGAATGGTCTGGCATTGCCTGACCTGTTACGCCTGCCAGGAAATCTGTCCCCAGTCCATCCGGGTGACGGATATCATTCTGGAATTGAGATGCCGGGGGCAGGCCAGGGCCTTTGAATTGACCCGGGCACGGCTGAAAGGGGGGCTGTGA
- a CDS encoding CoB--CoM heterodisulfide reductase iron-sulfur subunit B family protein, whose product MRLAYFPGCKINFHLPAYGKAVEKLMRHLGITLVRLPFNCCGNPARGKDPAASVLAAMTNIALAQARGLDIFTPCKCCFGQLKHGMHWYATDPRIREQVDTALAGEGMVVNDSCLVEEADTGRLARRQVEIRHLLDFLYHDIGVEKLAAMVTTPLPPERVVLQQGCHALRPFSVTRFDNPFAPRIFRELVQCTGLEVLDWNKETECCGDPAAETHSSLAAKILSGKLAHAKKAGAGWICTACTHCQIQYERYGGADIRALPFALVLGGALGITPIKGMNTA is encoded by the coding sequence ATGCGGCTGGCATATTTTCCCGGATGCAAAATTAATTTTCATCTGCCCGCCTACGGCAAGGCCGTTGAAAAGCTGATGCGCCACCTGGGCATTACCCTGGTGCGCCTGCCCTTTAACTGCTGCGGCAACCCGGCCCGGGGCAAAGACCCCGCAGCCTCGGTGCTGGCGGCGATGACCAATATTGCCCTGGCCCAGGCCAGGGGCCTGGACATTTTTACCCCCTGCAAATGCTGTTTCGGCCAGCTCAAGCACGGGATGCACTGGTATGCCACGGACCCGAGAATCCGGGAGCAGGTGGATACGGCCCTGGCCGGGGAGGGAATGGTCGTGAACGACTCCTGTCTGGTCGAGGAGGCCGACACCGGCCGCCTGGCCCGCCGCCAGGTTGAAATCCGCCACTTGCTGGATTTCCTCTACCATGATATCGGGGTTGAAAAACTGGCCGCCATGGTCACCACCCCCCTGCCGCCGGAAAGGGTTGTGCTTCAACAGGGCTGCCATGCCCTGCGGCCTTTTTCCGTCACCCGGTTTGACAACCCCTTTGCCCCCAGAATTTTCCGGGAACTGGTTCAGTGCACCGGCCTTGAAGTGCTGGACTGGAATAAGGAAACCGAGTGCTGCGGCGATCCGGCCGCAGAAACACATAGCAGCCTGGCCGCAAAGATCCTGTCCGGCAAACTGGCACATGCCAAAAAGGCAGGCGCCGGGTGGATCTGCACGGCCTGCACCCACTGCCAGATCCAGTACGAGAGATACGGGGGCGCCGATATCCGCGCCCTGCCTTTTGCCCTGGTTCTGGGCGGTGCACTGGGAATTACCCCCATAAAAGGCATGAATACGGCCTGA
- a CDS encoding PEP-CTERM sorting domain-containing protein encodes MRLKQLQRFILIVVPVFVFLMAGTVSASMIDVTQGGTLLGSIASYSGSLSTIDNYDYYNAANRIQNGPAQTEYRRGHLFFYDGSDGLSFNMIFGHVVATGGTSSVDLDIAVTGSSTDPSVLVSDDPNELQETGSNFFEARFYYNQAYGDGGAIGALGGDWTLTIDPLSYVNLDSLYVYGGDGSMFALNLGTDARSNIVFNLSEQEPPAIPEPSTILLLGIGLLGLAGANRKKQK; translated from the coding sequence ATGAGATTAAAACAATTACAACGTTTCATCCTGATAGTGGTTCCTGTCTTCGTGTTTTTAATGGCAGGAACCGTCAGTGCTTCGATGATAGATGTTACCCAGGGAGGAACCTTACTTGGCTCTATAGCATCTTACTCGGGATCTCTCAGTACCATAGATAATTATGACTACTATAACGCTGCTAACCGCATACAGAATGGCCCCGCCCAAACGGAATATAGGCGAGGGCATCTCTTCTTTTATGATGGGTCGGACGGTTTGTCTTTCAATATGATCTTTGGCCACGTTGTCGCAACAGGTGGTACCAGTTCGGTCGATTTAGATATCGCGGTTACAGGAAGCTCGACTGATCCCAGTGTTCTGGTGTCAGATGATCCTAATGAATTGCAAGAAACAGGTTCTAATTTTTTTGAGGCGCGGTTTTACTATAACCAGGCATACGGTGACGGTGGTGCAATAGGCGCCCTGGGGGGAGATTGGACTTTAACCATTGACCCACTCAGCTATGTAAATCTTGATTCTCTTTATGTTTATGGCGGAGACGGCTCAATGTTCGCACTCAATTTAGGGACCGATGCACGCTCAAATATCGTATTCAATCTCAGTGAGCAGGAACCTCCTGCAATCCCAGAACCCTCCACAATCCTGCTTCTGGGAATCGGGTTACTGGGCCTTGCCGGAGCCAATAGAAAAAAACAGAAATAA